The following proteins are co-located in the Desulfatiglans sp. genome:
- a CDS encoding prepilin-type N-terminal cleavage/methylation domain-containing protein, whose protein sequence is MCIRQKGFNRFCQGGFTVIEVMIAITILAIGLLGIASMQMNAIRGNSLSDNITCALALAEDKMEELMGLDYSDPALEDSVYENNDNLIEVAKGQVDKQEALIDETGKLNAGHFRRVWNIADDTPIDDNKTVTVIVLWDKERHQVSLTSVKRK, encoded by the coding sequence ATGTGTATCAGACAAAAAGGGTTTAACAGGTTTTGCCAGGGAGGCTTTACTGTTATTGAGGTGATGATAGCAATAACCATCCTTGCCATTGGCCTTTTAGGGATTGCATCCATGCAGATGAATGCAATAAGGGGTAACAGCCTGAGTGACAATATCACATGCGCCCTTGCCCTTGCAGAGGATAAGATGGAAGAGCTTATGGGGCTTGATTATTCTGATCCAGCGCTTGAGGATTCTGTTTATGAAAATAATGATAACCTGATAGAGGTTGCCAAGGGGCAGGTGGATAAACAGGAGGCCCTTATTGATGAAACAGGAAAACTGAATGCAGGCCATTTCAGACGGGTCTGGAATATAGCAGATGATACCCCAATTGATGATAATAAAACTGTTACAGTAATTGTTTTATGGGACAAAGAGAGGCATCAGGTATCATTGACGTCAGTTAAAAGAAAATGA
- a CDS encoding type II/IV secretion system protein — protein MNCKINNSFSDDNICQILLTTGFLTKEQSKQILVKKNQIKSKLEQIRTLRNAASGSKLKATNPINIVDIITSLELERYDDKTKVLDEETIFQVLAKVWKVPYKKIDPLKLDLNLITKTLPHTFAMKHLVIPIEIKDDQITIATPYPFNMEAMNDISQVTHMKVRPVMSTKTDIIKLIGEFYGFKRSISAAENQFSGPSIDLGNLEQFVRLRSSEELLSDDQHIVNAVDHLFSYAFDQRASDIHIEPKRNKSIVRLRIDGALHTVYELPKNVHPAITSRIKTIARLDMAEKRRPQDGRIKLERAGVESEIRVSSIPVAFGEKMVMRVLDPDILLQDLEKLGFTAMDLIRYQQFINLPHGIILVCGPTGSGKSTTLYSTLRYLSSPDINITTVEDPIEMVHEDFNQIAVQPSVGVTFASILRNILRQDPDIIMIGEMRDLETAQNAIQASLTGHLVLSTLHTNDAPSSITRMLDLGIPAFLMKATLAGIVAQRLVKKICPYCKETFEMKADELRSLGLEIEHDGIIQLSRGKGCNRCRNTGYLGRCAIHEVLPVTEGIQNLITAETDIAKMRDLARKEGMVTLRENAIKKLFDGTTTYEEVLRVTWEQI, from the coding sequence ATGAATTGTAAAATAAATAACAGCTTCAGTGATGATAATATCTGTCAGATCCTGCTTACCACAGGCTTTTTAACTAAAGAGCAGAGCAAACAGATACTTGTCAAAAAAAACCAGATAAAATCCAAACTTGAACAGATCAGGACATTGAGGAATGCAGCCTCCGGTTCAAAGTTGAAAGCAACAAACCCTATCAATATTGTCGACATTATCACATCACTTGAGCTTGAGAGGTATGATGACAAGACAAAGGTTCTTGATGAAGAGACTATCTTTCAGGTACTGGCAAAGGTCTGGAAGGTCCCCTATAAAAAGATCGACCCCTTAAAACTTGACCTCAACCTTATAACCAAGACCCTTCCCCACACCTTTGCCATGAAACATCTTGTTATCCCCATTGAGATAAAGGATGACCAGATAACCATCGCAACGCCATACCCTTTTAACATGGAAGCAATGAACGATATCTCACAGGTAACACATATGAAGGTAAGGCCTGTGATGAGCACAAAAACTGATATTATTAAACTCATCGGCGAATTTTATGGATTTAAGCGCTCTATATCTGCGGCTGAAAACCAGTTCTCAGGCCCTTCAATTGATCTTGGTAACCTTGAGCAGTTTGTAAGACTGAGGTCATCTGAGGAGCTCCTTTCAGATGACCAGCATATAGTAAATGCAGTGGATCACCTGTTCAGTTACGCGTTTGATCAGAGGGCGAGTGATATCCATATTGAGCCTAAACGTAACAAGAGCATAGTAAGGCTGCGTATTGACGGGGCGCTTCACACAGTCTATGAACTTCCTAAAAATGTCCATCCTGCAATAACAAGTCGTATTAAAACCATTGCAAGGCTTGACATGGCGGAAAAAAGACGCCCACAGGATGGCCGTATTAAACTTGAGAGAGCGGGGGTAGAGTCTGAAATAAGGGTATCTTCAATCCCTGTGGCATTTGGCGAAAAGATGGTAATGAGGGTGCTTGACCCTGATATACTACTTCAGGACCTTGAAAAACTCGGTTTCACTGCAATGGATCTTATAAGGTATCAGCAGTTTATCAATCTTCCCCACGGTATTATTCTTGTGTGCGGCCCTACAGGAAGCGGTAAATCAACAACCCTGTATTCTACCCTGAGATATCTTTCTTCACCTGACATCAATATCACTACCGTGGAAGACCCTATTGAAATGGTCCATGAAGATTTTAACCAGATAGCTGTCCAGCCGTCAGTGGGGGTTACCTTTGCCTCTATCTTACGAAACATACTGCGACAGGACCCGGATATAATAATGATCGGTGAAATGAGGGACCTTGAAACCGCTCAAAATGCCATCCAGGCATCACTTACAGGTCATCTGGTTCTTTCCACACTTCACACTAACGATGCCCCCTCATCCATAACACGTATGCTTGACCTGGGTATCCCGGCATTCCTTATGAAGGCCACCCTGGCCGGTATTGTTGCCCAGAGACTCGTAAAAAAGATATGTCCCTATTGCAAGGAGACCTTTGAGATGAAGGCAGATGAACTTCGCTCTTTGGGCCTTGAAATAGAGCATGATGGCATCATACAGCTCAGCAGGGGAAAGGGATGCAACCGGTGCAGGAATACAGGTTATCTTGGCCGTTGCGCTATCCATGAGGTGCTCCCTGTAACCGAAGGTATACAGAACCTGATCACCGCTGAGACCGATATAGCAAAGATGCGGGATCTGGCAAGAAAAGAGGGCATGGTTACCCTCAGAGAAAACGCGATAAAAAAACTGTTTGATGGTACAACAACATATGAAGAGGTCCTGAGGGTAACCTGGGAGCAGATATAA
- the recN gene encoding DNA repair protein RecN, translating into MLSHLIISDFAIISHLEIEFRAGLNILSGETGAGKSIIINAVNLILGGRASSDLIRSGASEARVEALFYQPENASLSRFMSENSIPFNGEIIIKRTISKEGKNRITVNNSITTLQTLSSIGMMIISISGQHEHQVLLRPDNHLFLLDDLGNLSDRRYSLTELFLSYESYLKRVRQLESEIKTQREKMELSSFQVNEIDSAGIRDNEDRELEEEKKRLRNAEQIREVMTGSYYRIYEKEGSILSEISLCLKDMRTGSGYDNRLSDLVNALESIKAELEDVSFRLGDLKDGLHADPERLEQVEERLQLLNGLKRKYGRELTDVITYRDRLIRQINDTDRLEKELEENEKHLEAVIESLLIEADNLSKDRKKIAVEMEKAIELELGLLEMAGTRFKVKFNDVLTACGNNQSSLLNMIGPEGYDRAEFMISTNVGEDLKPLSKIASGGELSRIMLAMKTILARKTSVETIIFDEVDAGIAGATAEKVGEKINELSQFHQIICITHLPQIASKGNNHFLVKKGIKEGRTQTLISELNHDERIHEIARLMGGRKVTDQAIAHAKEILSMT; encoded by the coding sequence ATGCTATCTCACCTTATCATCTCTGATTTTGCCATAATAAGTCATCTTGAAATAGAATTCAGGGCAGGGCTCAATATCCTTTCAGGTGAAACAGGCGCCGGAAAATCAATAATAATTAATGCAGTAAATCTTATCCTGGGCGGAAGGGCATCATCTGACCTCATAAGAAGCGGGGCCTCTGAGGCAAGGGTTGAGGCGCTTTTTTACCAGCCTGAAAATGCCAGTCTTTCAAGGTTCATGTCAGAGAACAGCATTCCATTTAATGGTGAAATCATTATCAAGCGGACAATATCCAAGGAAGGTAAAAACAGGATAACAGTCAATAACAGTATAACAACCCTTCAAACCCTGTCGTCCATAGGCATGATGATAATAAGCATATCCGGTCAGCATGAACACCAGGTGCTGCTAAGGCCTGACAATCACCTCTTCCTCCTTGATGATCTTGGTAACCTGAGTGACAGGAGATACAGCCTTACTGAGTTATTTCTCAGTTATGAATCTTACCTGAAAAGGGTAAGGCAGCTTGAATCAGAGATAAAAACCCAGCGGGAAAAAATGGAGCTCTCATCATTTCAGGTAAATGAAATCGACAGTGCAGGTATCAGGGATAATGAAGACAGGGAGCTGGAAGAAGAAAAAAAAAGGCTCAGGAATGCTGAACAGATCAGGGAGGTAATGACCGGATCATATTACAGGATATATGAAAAAGAAGGATCTATCCTCTCAGAGATATCCTTGTGTCTTAAAGATATGAGAACTGGTTCCGGCTATGACAACAGGCTCTCTGATCTTGTTAATGCCCTTGAATCGATAAAGGCTGAACTTGAAGATGTATCTTTCAGGCTCGGAGACCTTAAAGATGGTCTTCATGCAGACCCTGAAAGACTTGAACAGGTGGAGGAGAGGCTTCAGCTTTTAAACGGGCTTAAACGAAAGTATGGCAGGGAACTAACGGATGTAATTACTTACAGGGACAGGCTTATCCGGCAGATAAACGATACAGACCGGCTGGAAAAGGAGCTTGAAGAGAACGAAAAACATCTTGAGGCAGTAATAGAAAGCCTGCTGATAGAGGCTGATAACCTCTCAAAGGATAGAAAAAAGATTGCAGTGGAGATGGAAAAGGCAATCGAGCTAGAACTTGGCCTGCTTGAGATGGCAGGTACGAGGTTTAAGGTTAAATTTAATGATGTCCTTACCGCTTGCGGAAATAACCAATCATCATTATTGAACATGATAGGACCTGAAGGTTATGACAGGGCAGAATTCATGATCTCCACCAATGTGGGAGAGGATCTTAAACCCCTCTCAAAAATAGCATCAGGCGGAGAGCTGTCAAGGATCATGCTTGCAATGAAAACCATACTTGCACGAAAGACCTCTGTAGAGACAATCATATTTGATGAGGTTGATGCCGGGATAGCAGGGGCTACAGCAGAAAAGGTCGGGGAAAAGATAAATGAGCTGTCTCAGTTTCATCAGATAATCTGCATAACACACCTCCCACAGATAGCGAGCAAGGGGAACAACCATTTTCTCGTTAAAAAAGGGATCAAAGAGGGGCGGACACAGACCCTTATTTCAGAACTTAACCATGATGAAAGGATACATGAAATAGCAAGGCTTATGGGAGGTAGGAAGGTCACGGATCAGGCCATAGCCCATGCAAAAGAGATCCTATCCATGACCTGA
- a CDS encoding acylphosphatase, with translation MQNMRVHLIVSGRVQGVWFRESTRLKAAELMVKGWVKNRSDGTVEITAEGMELNIKKFVEWCHEGPPQAVVRSVTETAEKLRGEFDSFNIVF, from the coding sequence ATGCAGAATATGAGGGTGCATCTTATTGTGAGCGGGAGGGTTCAGGGGGTCTGGTTCAGGGAATCAACCAGGCTTAAGGCAGCAGAGCTGATGGTAAAAGGATGGGTTAAGAACAGGTCAGATGGAACAGTTGAAATTACAGCCGAAGGCATGGAACTAAATATAAAAAAATTTGTCGAATGGTGTCATGAAGGTCCACCTCAGGCGGTTGTGCGCTCTGTAACAGAGACGGCCGAGAAATTGAGGGGTGAATTTGATTCATTTAATATTGTATTTTAG
- the ligA gene encoding NAD-dependent DNA ligase LigA: MNEEIIQEIEHLREKIRYHNHRYHVLDDPEITDSEYDKLFSRLQLLERENPELINPDSPTQKVGAAPLKTFDPVRHSQPMLSLENAFSDQEIKEFDTRLKRLNSSGDPIEYVVEPKMDGLAIELVFEDGRLTKASTRGDGFTGENVTENIKTLPAVPHNLLAPVGEDEIPNLLEARGEVYMEKRDFVELNRVRLSEGLTLFANPRNAAAGSLRQLDPKITKMRRLNFFCYGTGVISDYKASTYYEIMVFLKSLGLPVNLTDMKLCSNIGEVIEQCHHLEDNRDGFPFEMDGAVIKVNRLHLQEKFGIKTRSPRWAIARKFKPVQVMTKIRNIEIQVGRTGALTPVALLEPVEVGGVTVRRATLHNKEEIEKKDIRISDTVLVQRAGDVIPEVVESIKSKRTGGETEFIFPDKCPVCGSAVLKKSNEVVIRCLNKKCPAQTNAGLKHFVSKGAMDIDGLGEKIITQLIDKGFISQGVDIYRLDKEKLLQLDKIEEKSANNILSAISNSKKTTLPKFIYALGIRHVGEHIAAVIADHFKKIDALKIADEDELLSIKEVGPQIAESIVSYFSDEANVLHIDSLINEGVQFEEASYNSKSPVAGKTIVVTGTLNRMKRDEIKDFIIKNGGRVASSVGKGTDMLLAGVDPGSKLDRARELGIQIIDEEGFFSMFS; the protein is encoded by the coding sequence ATGAACGAAGAGATTATTCAGGAAATTGAACATCTGAGAGAGAAAATCCGGTATCACAACCACCGCTATCATGTCCTTGATGACCCTGAGATAACTGATTCTGAGTATGATAAATTATTCAGCAGGTTACAGCTTCTTGAAAGAGAAAACCCTGAACTGATCAACCCCGATTCGCCGACCCAGAAGGTTGGTGCCGCACCATTAAAGACATTTGATCCTGTCAGACACAGCCAGCCCATGCTGAGCCTTGAAAATGCCTTTTCCGATCAGGAGATAAAGGAATTTGATACGAGACTTAAGAGACTAAACAGTAGCGGTGACCCTATAGAATATGTTGTTGAGCCTAAAATGGATGGGCTTGCTATTGAGCTTGTCTTTGAAGATGGAAGACTTACTAAAGCATCAACAAGGGGTGACGGTTTTACAGGTGAAAATGTTACAGAAAATATAAAAACCCTCCCGGCTGTACCTCATAATCTTTTGGCTCCTGTTGGTGAGGATGAAATCCCCAACCTGCTTGAGGCAAGAGGGGAGGTGTACATGGAAAAAAGGGATTTTGTGGAGCTGAACAGGGTGAGGTTATCAGAAGGTTTAACGCTTTTTGCAAATCCGAGGAATGCGGCAGCAGGTTCATTAAGACAGCTTGATCCGAAGATAACAAAAATGCGCCGTCTTAATTTTTTCTGTTACGGAACCGGGGTTATTTCCGACTATAAAGCCAGCACCTATTATGAGATTATGGTTTTTTTAAAAAGTCTTGGCCTGCCTGTAAACCTTACAGACATGAAGCTCTGTTCAAATATAGGGGAGGTCATAGAGCAATGTCACCATCTTGAAGATAACAGGGATGGTTTTCCATTTGAGATGGACGGTGCTGTTATAAAGGTCAACCGGTTACACCTCCAGGAGAAATTTGGTATTAAAACAAGATCGCCAAGATGGGCTATAGCACGTAAATTCAAACCGGTTCAGGTTATGACGAAAATAAGGAATATTGAGATTCAGGTGGGTAGAACAGGTGCACTTACCCCTGTTGCCCTGCTTGAACCGGTTGAAGTTGGCGGGGTTACTGTAAGGCGTGCAACACTGCATAATAAGGAAGAGATAGAGAAAAAGGATATCAGGATATCTGACACGGTCTTGGTACAGAGGGCAGGGGATGTGATCCCTGAGGTTGTTGAATCGATAAAATCAAAAAGAACCGGAGGAGAAACTGAATTTATTTTTCCTGATAAATGCCCGGTTTGTGGCAGTGCTGTCCTGAAAAAGTCAAATGAGGTTGTGATCAGGTGTCTTAACAAAAAATGCCCTGCACAGACAAATGCAGGGTTAAAGCATTTTGTATCAAAGGGGGCAATGGACATAGACGGGCTCGGTGAAAAAATAATTACCCAGCTTATTGATAAGGGTTTTATAAGCCAGGGTGTGGATATCTACAGGCTGGATAAAGAAAAACTGCTTCAACTGGATAAAATAGAAGAAAAGTCGGCTAATAATATCCTTTCGGCTATTTCTAATAGCAAGAAGACAACCCTTCCGAAATTTATTTATGCACTCGGAATAAGACATGTCGGGGAACATATTGCAGCGGTTATAGCGGACCATTTCAAGAAAATAGATGCCCTAAAGATAGCGGATGAAGATGAACTCCTCTCCATAAAAGAGGTAGGCCCCCAGATAGCCGAAAGCATAGTTTCATATTTTTCGGATGAGGCAAATGTATTGCATATAGATAGCCTTATAAATGAGGGTGTACAATTTGAGGAAGCTTCTTATAACAGCAAGTCGCCTGTCGCCGGAAAGACAATTGTTGTAACAGGGACATTAAACCGGATGAAGCGAGATGAGATCAAGGACTTTATAATAAAAAATGGCGGCAGGGTTGCATCTTCGGTCGGTAAGGGCACTGATATGCTTCTTGCCGGGGTTGATCCCGGATCAAAGCTTGACAGGGCAAGGGAACTGGGCATACAGATAATCGATGAAGAGGGATTTTTTAGTATGTTTTCATAG
- the ffh gene encoding signal recognition particle protein gives MFDNLSDKLNLIFKKVRGHGRLNESNIQDALKEIRLALLEADVNYKVVKDLVNSIRDRAIGKEVLDSLTPGQQVIKIVNQELTGLMGGVRQELLLTGRTPFVIMLVGLQGSGKTTTCGKLALHLRKQGRNPFLVPADIYRPAAIDQLKKLGAQLNIPVYASEKDLGPVDICINALSQAGRYSSDVLIIDTAGRLHIDEVLMNELVSIKEKVRPIEILFVADAMTGQDAVNVAGEFNRTLDFTGIILTKMEGDARGGAALSIKAVTGKPLKFIGVGEKLDALEPFYPDRMASRILGMGDVLSLIEKAQEEFDQKEAMLLEKKLRKKKFDLEDFKKQLSQIKKLGPLEQILGMIPGMGQIKQLKKLKPDERELVKVEAIISSMTLKERANYKIIDGSRRKRIALGSGTNVQDVNRLLKNFAEMKKMMERITSKGFANLPGLFG, from the coding sequence ATGTTTGATAATTTATCTGATAAACTGAATCTGATTTTCAAGAAGGTCAGAGGGCATGGCAGGCTGAATGAAAGCAATATACAGGATGCCCTAAAAGAGATAAGGCTCGCGCTCCTTGAAGCAGATGTAAATTATAAAGTTGTTAAAGACCTGGTAAACAGTATACGTGACAGGGCTATAGGTAAGGAGGTGCTTGACTCCCTTACCCCCGGACAGCAGGTTATAAAGATTGTCAATCAGGAACTAACCGGGCTGATGGGAGGAGTGAGACAGGAGCTTCTGCTTACAGGAAGGACCCCTTTTGTAATAATGCTGGTCGGTCTTCAGGGCTCAGGAAAAACAACAACCTGCGGAAAGCTGGCCCTTCATTTGAGAAAACAGGGGAGAAATCCCTTTTTAGTACCGGCTGATATATACAGACCTGCTGCTATTGACCAGTTGAAAAAACTTGGGGCGCAGCTCAATATCCCGGTATACGCTTCGGAAAAAGATCTGGGGCCTGTTGATATATGTATAAACGCCCTGTCACAGGCAGGCAGATACAGTTCTGATGTGCTGATTATTGATACAGCAGGAAGGCTTCACATTGATGAAGTCCTTATGAATGAGCTTGTTTCTATCAAAGAAAAGGTTCGTCCGATAGAAATACTATTTGTCGCAGATGCAATGACAGGGCAGGATGCCGTAAATGTTGCAGGTGAGTTTAACCGGACACTTGATTTTACTGGCATAATACTTACGAAAATGGAAGGTGATGCAAGGGGCGGCGCCGCCCTTTCGATTAAGGCTGTAACAGGTAAACCATTAAAATTTATCGGCGTTGGCGAAAAACTTGATGCACTTGAACCATTTTATCCTGACAGGATGGCATCAAGGATTCTGGGCATGGGGGATGTGCTCTCCCTTATAGAAAAGGCACAGGAGGAATTCGACCAGAAAGAGGCAATGCTTCTTGAAAAAAAACTGAGAAAGAAGAAGTTCGATCTAGAGGATTTCAAAAAACAGCTTTCTCAGATAAAAAAACTTGGCCCGCTTGAGCAGATACTTGGTATGATACCGGGTATGGGCCAGATTAAACAGCTTAAGAAGCTGAAACCGGACGAGAGAGAACTGGTTAAGGTAGAGGCGATAATCAGCTCAATGACTTTAAAGGAAAGGGCAAATTACAAGATAATAGATGGCAGCAGGAGAAAAAGGATTGCCCTTGGCAGCGGGACAAATGTTCAGGATGTAAACCGTCTTCTTAAGAATTTTGCAGAAATGAAAAAGATGATGGAAAGAATAACTAGTAAAGGGTTTGCAAATCTACCGGGTCTGTTTGGTTGA
- the rpsP gene encoding 30S ribosomal protein S16 — MAVRIRLTRKGSKKKPFYRVVAADSEAPRDGKFLDILGYYNPKKDPAEINLDREKVSKWLDNGASASETVRAILKKEGFKVTATTN; from the coding sequence ATGGCTGTTAGAATTAGATTAACAAGAAAGGGTTCCAAAAAGAAACCGTTTTACAGGGTTGTGGCAGCTGATTCTGAAGCGCCAAGAGATGGCAAATTCCTTGATATTCTCGGATATTATAATCCGAAGAAAGATCCGGCAGAAATAAATCTTGACCGGGAAAAGGTAAGCAAATGGCTTGATAATGGTGCATCAGCTTCAGAAACTGTCAGGGCTATTTTAAAAAAAGAAGGATTTAAGGTTACAGCAACTACAAACTGA
- a CDS encoding KH domain-containing protein, with protein sequence MKNLIEYISKALVDKPEEVIVTEIEGEQTSVIELKVAKEDLGKVIGKQGRTARAMRTILSASSTKLKKRSVLEIIE encoded by the coding sequence ATGAAGAACTTGATCGAGTATATTTCAAAGGCATTGGTTGATAAACCCGAAGAAGTAATCGTAACCGAGATAGAGGGAGAACAGACCTCTGTAATTGAGCTCAAAGTTGCAAAAGAGGACCTTGGCAAGGTGATTGGCAAACAGGGTAGAACAGCACGCGCAATGAGAACAATTCTCAGCGCTTCTTCAACAAAACTCAAGAAGAGATCTGTGCTGGAAATAATTGAGTAG
- the rimM gene encoding 16S rRNA processing protein RimM, which produces MSSTKKVSSEALLLVGKVIKPHGVKGLLSVWSYARTIESFFYSDTVFFKLEHQEPIKYTVLDVSPHKNAFLMRLKGVESFEDANILRGSDILIDKKLLKKRSEDEYYWFELINMKVYLDSGKYLGDIKEIIPTGSNDVFVVRQDDSEFLIPAIHDVIEKVDLNKGEMIIRAIDGLLELNEV; this is translated from the coding sequence TTGAGTAGCACAAAAAAGGTCTCCTCTGAAGCGCTGCTCCTTGTCGGAAAAGTAATAAAGCCTCACGGGGTGAAAGGGCTTTTAAGTGTATGGTCTTATGCCCGGACAATAGAGTCTTTTTTTTATTCAGATACGGTTTTTTTTAAACTGGAACATCAAGAACCGATTAAATACACGGTTCTTGATGTGAGTCCACATAAAAACGCCTTTCTGATGAGACTTAAAGGAGTAGAATCATTTGAAGATGCCAATATACTGAGGGGCTCAGATATCCTGATTGATAAAAAACTCCTTAAGAAGAGGAGTGAGGATGAATATTACTGGTTCGAACTTATCAACATGAAGGTCTATCTGGATTCAGGCAAGTATCTGGGCGATATCAAAGAAATTATACCCACCGGAAGCAATGATGTTTTTGTTGTCAGACAGGATGATTCTGAATTTCTTATCCCTGCAATACATGATGTAATTGAAAAGGTAGACCTGAATAAAGGGGAGATGATTATTCGAGCTATTGACGGGTTGCTTGAACTAAATGAAGTTTAA
- the trmD gene encoding tRNA (guanosine(37)-N1)-methyltransferase TrmD produces the protein MKFNILTLFPGLILPFKEEGVLGRSIKKGILRVNVTDIREFARGKHKITDDRPFGGGSGMVMMAGPIDRALKSLGHTENSIIILLSPQGKKFDQPMAWDLAKYDQITLICGRYEGVDERVITQNVDMELSVGDYILSGGELGALIVIDAVSRLVPGVLGCDNSNKEDSFEGGLLEHPQYTRPRIYNGEEVPEILISGDHEKIKKWRREQSLKRTYAKRPDLLDKASLSEEDKKYLSKLKG, from the coding sequence ATGAAGTTTAATATCCTAACTCTATTTCCGGGTCTGATTTTACCTTTTAAGGAAGAAGGTGTCCTTGGGCGTTCAATAAAAAAGGGGATTCTAAGGGTAAATGTGACCGATATACGCGAATTTGCCAGGGGAAAGCATAAAATCACTGATGACAGACCCTTTGGCGGGGGAAGCGGTATGGTCATGATGGCAGGGCCAATAGACAGGGCATTAAAATCCCTGGGCCATACTGAAAACTCGATTATTATCCTGCTTTCACCCCAGGGGAAAAAATTTGATCAGCCCATGGCATGGGACCTCGCAAAGTACGATCAGATAACATTGATCTGCGGCAGGTATGAAGGGGTTGATGAAAGGGTCATTACCCAGAACGTGGATATGGAGCTCTCTGTCGGGGATTATATCTTGAGCGGGGGAGAGCTGGGCGCCCTGATTGTGATTGATGCAGTATCAAGACTTGTTCCTGGTGTATTAGGGTGTGATAATTCCAACAAGGAGGATTCCTTTGAAGGGGGCCTGCTTGAGCATCCTCAATATACAAGACCAAGGATTTATAATGGTGAAGAGGTGCCTGAAATCCTGATATCCGGTGATCATGAAAAGATAAAAAAGTGGAGAAGAGAACAATCTCTGAAACGCACCTATGCTAAAAGACCGGATCTTCTTGATAAGGCATCGCTCAGTGAAGAGGATAAAAAATACTTGTCAAAGCTGAAGGGTTAA
- a CDS encoding RNA methyltransferase, whose translation MRIYTGLVHYPVYNKNREKITSAVTNLDLHDLSRISRTYGIKRFFVITPLTDQQEFVTDLINHWKSGFGARYNVDRKEAIEVLEISASIEEAIDKIIEIEGERPVTIVTCASMVKEAISFNIAKEIIGSNRVVLLLFGTAWGLHSDAIESADYVLKAIEGKNRYNHLPVRAAAGIIIDRLVGEYR comes from the coding sequence ATGAGGATCTATACAGGACTTGTACATTACCCGGTATATAACAAAAACAGAGAAAAGATAACCTCGGCTGTTACAAATCTTGATCTTCACGATCTATCGAGGATTTCAAGGACATATGGGATAAAAAGATTTTTTGTTATTACCCCACTCACTGATCAGCAGGAATTTGTTACCGACCTGATAAATCACTGGAAATCAGGCTTTGGTGCCCGTTATAATGTTGACAGGAAAGAGGCAATTGAGGTATTAGAGATATCCGCTTCAATAGAGGAAGCTATTGATAAGATAATAGAAATCGAAGGTGAAAGACCCGTTACCATAGTCACATGCGCATCAATGGTAAAAGAGGCCATCTCCTTCAATATCGCAAAAGAGATCATTGGGAGTAACAGGGTAGTATTACTGCTTTTCGGCACAGCCTGGGGGCTTCACAGTGATGCAATAGAAAGCGCCGATTATGTTTTAAAGGCGATAGAAGGAAAAAACAGATACAATCACCTGCCGGTCAGGGCAGCCGCAGGGATCATTATTGACCGGCTGGTTGGAGAATATAGATAA
- the rplS gene encoding 50S ribosomal protein L19, translating to MMSSVIEHIENEQMRVDIPDFQAGDTIKVHARIKEGDKERIQVFQGFVIRKRRGTTGASFTVRKVSYGVGVERIFPLHSPTIDKIEIITKGKVRRGKLYYMRKLKGKAARIKEKR from the coding sequence ATAATGTCTAGCGTTATTGAACACATTGAAAATGAACAGATGAGGGTGGATATACCTGACTTTCAGGCTGGTGACACAATAAAGGTACATGCCAGGATAAAGGAAGGTGACAAGGAAAGGATACAGGTCTTTCAGGGTTTTGTGATCCGCAAAAGAAGGGGAACTACAGGCGCCTCTTTTACAGTAAGAAAGGTATCCTATGGCGTTGGAGTTGAAAGAATATTTCCACTTCATTCACCAACAATCGATAAGATAGAAATAATAACAAAGGGCAAGGTCAGAAGGGGCAAACTCTACTATATGAGAAAGCTCAAAGGTAAGGCTGCCCGCATAAAAGAAAAAAGGTAG